CGCACTTAGGTTCTAATCTCGCTAAGATGGTGGTTTTAACATGCACGACTTTTGTTTTAACAATGATTGTCAGGTAAAATTTGTTGTAAGTTATACTTTTGTTATATTTAGTTCTAAAACAGTTGAAACAATGTGCCAGATTATATGTAAAATAAAACAAGGCCTAATTCAAATacctaaaaaaatatacataaataactaaAATGGTACACGTACTTCAATTAGATTCTCCCACAGTTATTTTTTCCAATTCTCTATCTATATATCCCTCGATTTCTTTGAGTGCTTTAGCACTATGGTCAGTACGTGTTAATAGTTGATTCGTGAAGTAGTCTCTCAATATATTTGCCTTCTCTTGTGTTAGACGACCTTGTGCATATGAAAGTTCCAGCTCATGTGCCAAGTATGGTCCCATTTTCAACTCTGTAGCAGCTTTCAAATAAGCACATTTTCGATTACGAACTTCTAACAACTTTTGCAAGTTTGCGCGTCGTTGCACCTCCAATGCCACAATTTGCATTGAACCGGGCAAAATTGTGGGTATACATTGACCAGTAGGGGGTGGTGTTGAGGGCGCAACAAATACATCAGGTATTTCAGCTTTTAATTTTCGACCAAAATCCACGATTGGCTGTAAATTCAAACGCAACACGGCGATTATCTCTTCACGTATGGCTTTGCGCTCTGTATATGTTAGGTTAATCGTTTCGCGCAAGTCCTTCAAACCTAAATTAATAGGTAACATTGAAACTTTGTGGCTGTATCGTGCTTGTGGGAACTCGATATTTACTTACCTAATAGACAATCATCTCCACCGCTACCGCCACCATTCAATTGCAAATAATTGTTGACATCAAGCACTTTAAGTGCTTGCTCCACATTTTCTCCACTATCTGGTAAATCTAATTTTTTCATTCTTATTTTCTGCAAGTTATCCAGTACTAGACGAAGCTTTCTGATTTTATGCAATTCGCTATCACGTTTCAGTTCCATTTGTTTGCGAGCTTCTGCATTCAAAATGCTTAATGTTTCATTTGAATCCGACATGACTTTTTTGACGGATTCGTTTGACGAAATTTGTTGCCTTGCAGGATATTTTGCGCCTTTTGCGCTATTGAAGAATATGTACCATTGTACAagtcattgtacaggtctacaagtaggatatgtagcagaacgcacatacacagccacgctcacctgatgaaAATGCtcgttcttgttcgtttttttgtggatgctatttggcatgatttggcactgttgtacttcataGGTGCAAGAAAAGCGTATTAGCTGCCAaagaaaactgcgtaaaaaatgttgaaatattgGAATAAATAATTTATAGTAAATTCTTACAAGAGATATAGTTTGTGTCAAAAATTTCcatgttttcttaaattttattgataattttataaaatttgttttaagttgGCGAGTACGGAAAAAGCAACCATGTACGAAGATAaacaatcagaccaattctaaatattctcgcggaattttgttctcgcggatttttttattcccgcggaaaaattcctccaattcttttctcctagggagaagaataattggggaataggaatttcgaattttcgtagtcagctgttttgtcaactgaaatttcgttgcgcatttcttattttgtttaaaatattgtaaagtttaattattgttgccaatttgtttgaaattaagaaataaggtataaacaatgcacattattgcttttcatgtggtattcactgaaatgagtaatgaattggtgccacagcaccatcaacagaggagcataaaaagaagaccggcgggataacacaaatccgccagacttgcctgcattcattctgcaaagcaattttctggcagcCAAGTCAAGTTgagtttcgccatatgccaaaatctatttaagccttcttaaaaaatcattgcgcaatttctggatcgctgcatcaaatatgcgaagagctcttccgttgcttatgatatatttttcgacttaaataaagaatattgtggttgttgttgtattaacagtgagaatattgtgatagaatgtaaatacatattttagcacaaatttgtacaaataagtgttctttcttaaaataaccaatttcccttaacgattttgatgcattccctttaatttaactagtgaaaaaacttctatgaaatggcagagaaatctccctctccctcacattcataagacctacttttctcccataactggtttccgctttttcgaacattgttcagaataggaggaaagggagaagtgaaaaaactcacaaggaattttaatttagaataccaggaatgggagaagggaaaaaactcgcacggaattttcgtttagaattgggctgaatttcTCTTGTTCTTGCTTTTTCACAATAAAATGTCTTATAgataaaatccatatgttttggacaattttaattaacaaattgtga
The DNA window shown above is from Eurosta solidaginis isolate ZX-2024a chromosome 2, ASM4086904v1, whole genome shotgun sequence and carries:
- the dgt2 gene encoding augmin complex subunit dgt2: MSDSNETLSILNAEARKQMELKRDSELHKIRKLRLVLDNLQKIRMKKLDLPDSGENVEQALKVLDVNNYLQLNGGGSGGDDCLLGLKDLRETINLTYTERKAIREEIIAVLRLNLQPIVDFGRKLKAEIPDVFVAPSTPPPTGQCIPTILPGSMQIVALEVQRRANLQKLLEVRNRKCAYLKAATELKMGPYLAHELELSYAQGRLTQEKANILRDYFTNQLLTRTDHSAKALKEIEGYIDRELEKITVGESN